A region from the Campylobacter subantarcticus LMG 24377 genome encodes:
- a CDS encoding metallo-dependent hydrolase, subgroup D, translated as MFIIAPKIIFTCDDEFSILENKAVLFGDRILEINCLENLQKNHPQAKLISTPKDTLLLPAFINPHAHLEFSANNGNLAFGDFLKWLDSIFNNREQLNEKAKEKLISQNIHKMLKSGTSTIGEISSFGSDLTPCVNSQARVVFFNEILGSSEDFIQAKKEEFLTRYEKSMSFKSSKFIPAISAHAPYSTHPELAKFAIKLARENDHLLSTHFLESNHENNWLRFKKGGFKKSLAKFSKNPTPFYTPQSFLELFKDQRTLFTHCVYFKEWDLLDKNLHSITHCAFSNRLLSKNTFKLKSALKNDVNIHLGTDGLSSNTSLSMLDEMRANLLIHDDFELENFAKILLLMATNKAAKALNLNLGQIQKGKIADFSLFALPNSVNLKQLPLQFILQSKEVLKLFIEGKECKL; from the coding sequence ATGTTTATCATAGCACCCAAGATTATCTTCACTTGTGATGATGAATTTAGTATTTTGGAAAACAAGGCGGTTCTTTTTGGTGATCGGATTTTAGAAATTAATTGCTTAGAAAATTTACAAAAAAACCACCCGCAAGCTAAACTCATATCAACCCCAAAAGACACACTACTCTTGCCTGCATTTATCAACCCACATGCACATTTAGAATTTAGTGCAAATAATGGGAATTTAGCCTTTGGAGATTTTTTAAAATGGCTTGATAGTATTTTTAATAACCGCGAACAACTCAATGAAAAAGCCAAAGAAAAATTAATCTCTCAAAATATCCATAAAATGCTAAAAAGCGGCACTTCTACTATAGGTGAAATTTCAAGCTTTGGAAGTGATTTAACTCCTTGTGTAAACTCACAAGCTAGAGTGGTATTTTTCAATGAAATTTTAGGATCTAGTGAGGATTTTATCCAAGCCAAAAAAGAGGAATTTCTAACTCGTTATGAAAAAAGCATGAGTTTTAAAAGTTCTAAATTTATCCCTGCTATTTCAGCGCATGCACCTTATTCAACTCACCCAGAGCTTGCCAAATTTGCCATAAAACTTGCTAGAGAAAATGATCATTTGTTAAGCACACATTTTCTTGAAAGCAATCATGAAAACAACTGGCTAAGGTTTAAAAAAGGTGGTTTTAAAAAAAGCTTGGCTAAATTTAGTAAAAATCCTACGCCATTTTACACCCCGCAAAGCTTTTTAGAGCTTTTTAAAGATCAAAGGACTTTATTTACTCATTGTGTGTATTTTAAAGAATGGGATTTATTAGATAAAAATTTACACTCGATCACGCATTGTGCTTTTTCAAACAGACTTTTAAGTAAAAATACTTTTAAATTAAAATCTGCTTTAAAAAATGATGTTAATATCCATCTAGGAACTGATGGTTTAAGTTCAAATACTTCTTTAAGTATGCTTGATGAAATGAGAGCTAATTTACTTATACATGATGATTTTGAGTTAGAAAATTTTGCTAAAATATTGCTTTTAATGGCGACTAACAAAGCCGCAAAAGCCTTAAATTTAAACCTAGGGCAAATTCAAAAAGGCAAGATAGCTGATTTTAGTCTTTTTGCTTTGCCAAATAGTGTGAATTTAAAACAACTTCCTTTGCAGTTTATCTTGCAAAGCAAAGAAGTGTTAAAACTTTTTATAGAAGGAAAAGAATGCAAGCTATAA
- the aroQ gene encoding type II 3-dehydroquinate dehydratase produces the protein MKVMVIQGPNINMLGVRETHIYGNMKMEDIHEQMKIAAKQANAEIEFFQSNFEGELVDKIQECLGSVDGVIINAAAYAHTSIAIRDAIAAINLPVIEVHISNTHRREEFRQKSMIAPVCAGSVVGFGPFGYHMALMGLFQIFDQINAYKAAQAKAQQANQ, from the coding sequence ATGAAAGTTATGGTGATACAAGGACCAAACATTAATATGCTTGGTGTAAGAGAAACTCACATCTATGGCAATATGAAAATGGAAGATATTCATGAGCAAATGAAAATAGCAGCAAAACAGGCTAATGCTGAGATTGAATTTTTTCAAAGCAATTTTGAAGGTGAATTAGTTGATAAGATTCAAGAATGTTTAGGTAGCGTAGATGGAGTGATCATTAATGCAGCTGCTTATGCACATACTTCTATAGCAATTCGTGATGCGATTGCAGCGATTAATTTACCAGTGATTGAAGTGCATATTAGCAATACCCACAGAAGAGAAGAATTTAGACAAAAAAGCATGATAGCACCAGTTTGTGCGGGTAGTGTGGTGGGTTTTGGTCCTTTTGGTTACCACATGGCTTTAATGGGACTTTTTCAAATTTTTGATCAAATCAATGCATATAAAGCAGCTCAAGCAAAAGCACAACAAGCAAATCAATGA
- a CDS encoding M24 family metallopeptidase, whose translation MNFILKNENALFYECGYSCDNALFLKLEDEAFFITDARYSFEASEMIKDTKVVLAQDLFASTRELLEKAGVDRVCFDPKDFSYFEFKELSKSANIVFEEKLDLSKNKRIIKNAKELQLLQKAVNFGKECFEELAKYISQEGLGKSEKELHFKACEIFQKKGALGLSFSPIVAINENAAKAHALPSDKCLKYGDLLLVDAGVVYQRYCSDRTRTACFDENGIVFDKNKPNFKDKETAQIYEVVKQAQLQAIEKARVGMKASELDLIARDVIKNAGFEKEFIHSLGHGVGLDIHELPNISPRSDYELKEGMVFTIEPGIYIKDKLGIRIEDMVYLDKEKAVVL comes from the coding sequence ATGAATTTTATCTTAAAAAACGAAAATGCACTTTTTTATGAGTGCGGCTATTCTTGTGATAATGCTTTATTTCTAAAACTTGAAGATGAAGCATTTTTCATCACCGATGCAAGATATAGTTTTGAAGCTAGCGAAATGATCAAAGATACTAAAGTAGTTTTAGCACAAGATCTTTTTGCTAGCACTAGAGAGCTTTTAGAAAAAGCGGGGGTTGATAGGGTGTGTTTTGACCCAAAAGACTTTAGCTATTTTGAATTTAAAGAGCTTAGTAAAAGTGCAAATATCGTTTTTGAAGAAAAATTAGATCTAAGTAAAAATAAACGCATTATAAAAAATGCTAAAGAACTACAGCTTTTGCAAAAGGCTGTAAATTTTGGTAAAGAATGCTTTGAAGAACTGGCTAAATATATCAGCCAAGAGGGCTTAGGTAAAAGTGAAAAAGAGCTTCATTTTAAAGCGTGTGAAATTTTTCAAAAAAAAGGCGCTTTGGGGCTTTCTTTTTCACCTATTGTGGCTATTAATGAAAATGCGGCTAAGGCACATGCTTTACCTAGTGATAAATGTTTAAAATATGGAGATTTGTTACTAGTTGATGCGGGTGTGGTTTATCAAAGGTATTGTTCTGATCGTACAAGAACAGCTTGCTTTGATGAAAATGGCATAGTCTTTGATAAAAATAAGCCAAATTTTAAAGACAAAGAAACGGCACAAATTTATGAAGTAGTTAAACAAGCCCAGCTTCAAGCTATAGAAAAAGCACGCGTTGGTATGAAAGCAAGTGAGCTTGATTTGATTGCACGCGATGTGATTAAAAATGCAGGTTTTGAAAAAGAATTCATTCATAGCTTAGGGCATGGAGTGGGACTTGATATACATGAATTACCAAATATTAGCCCAAGAAGTGATTATGAGTTAAAAGAGGGTATGGTTTTTACCATTGAACCTGGAATTTATATCAAAGATAAACTAGGCATTAGGATAGAAGACATGGTCTATCTTGACAAAGAAAAGGCAGTGGTATTGTAA
- the folK gene encoding 2-amino-4-hydroxy-6-hydroxymethyldihydropteridine diphosphokinase, protein MLIKGARRVEKIRFFPFYSKADKKGKYIAIIGLGSNIEDEKKRFRALFRHLMQDRRLQVLQTSPFLINKAFGFEDQKDFTNAVMVVSTSLHARALLKVLFFYEFKFRRKRTFKNAPRTLDLDLLYFSKKARKDEYCTVPHVGVNDRISVTLPLGLLR, encoded by the coding sequence TTGCTGATTAAAGGAGCTAGAAGGGTAGAAAAAATTCGTTTCTTTCCTTTTTATTCAAAGGCTGATAAAAAAGGAAAATATATAGCCATTATAGGACTTGGAAGCAATATAGAAGATGAAAAAAAACGCTTTCGAGCTTTGTTTAGGCATTTGATGCAAGATAGACGCTTGCAAGTGTTGCAAACATCGCCATTTTTGATTAATAAGGCTTTTGGTTTTGAAGATCAAAAAGACTTCACAAACGCAGTGATGGTTGTAAGTACAAGCTTGCATGCAAGAGCGCTTTTAAAAGTTTTGTTTTTTTATGAGTTTAAATTCAGGAGAAAAAGAACTTTTAAAAATGCTCCTAGAACGCTTGATTTGGATTTGTTGTATTTTTCAAAAAAAGCGCGTAAAGATGAGTATTGTACAGTACCTCACGTAGGGGTAAATGATAGAATTAGCGTAACTTTGCCTTTGGGCTTGTTAAGATAA
- the flhF gene encoding flagellar biosynthesis protein FlhF, whose product MGQLIHTFTVESTDEIIPKVKQDYGDKALIVTNKQIRPKTINQKPLYEVIVAIEEADYEEHLRQNNIAKPAKKKPSTASFPEAKIQAPQQEEKKEEDVVLEFSSKAKQKPINPYLNANKKDDNFLNLKNKLSQVSSEISKVSNYQDFSMSSPNYDKKIEAFEKQMNKLNDKMNLLVDMMWDDKADLRKELAIPPEFASIYKQAKASGMQEAHLEAIMKATIENMPSTMKANQEAVQRYFYSLLRNMLPCRLESEIKKQKIMMLVGPTGVGKTTTLAKLAFRYAYGDRRYKTGIITLDTYRIGAVEQLFQYAKMMKLPIIDSIEPNDLDDAIRSLNTCEVILVDTTGNSQYDKAKLEKTKEFLSHSNAQIDVNLVLSANTKYEDLLETYNNFSFLNIDTLIITKFDETKVFGNVFSLLYETSTPMSFFSIGQEVPDDIEVANSDFLVHCVLEGFRRDENE is encoded by the coding sequence ATGGGACAATTGATTCATACTTTTACAGTTGAAAGCACAGATGAGATTATACCTAAGGTTAAGCAAGATTATGGCGATAAAGCTTTAATCGTAACCAATAAGCAAATTCGTCCAAAAACTATTAATCAAAAGCCTTTATATGAGGTTATAGTAGCGATTGAAGAAGCTGATTATGAAGAACATTTAAGACAAAACAATATTGCCAAACCAGCGAAGAAAAAACCAAGCACTGCAAGTTTTCCTGAGGCTAAAATTCAAGCTCCCCAACAAGAAGAAAAAAAAGAAGAAGATGTGGTGCTTGAATTTTCTTCAAAAGCCAAGCAAAAACCTATTAATCCTTATTTAAATGCAAATAAAAAAGATGATAATTTCTTAAATTTAAAAAATAAACTTTCTCAAGTAAGTTCAGAAATTAGCAAAGTTTCAAATTATCAAGATTTTTCTATGTCAAGCCCAAATTATGATAAAAAAATCGAAGCCTTTGAAAAACAAATGAATAAACTCAATGATAAAATGAATTTATTAGTAGATATGATGTGGGATGATAAGGCAGATTTACGTAAGGAATTAGCTATACCGCCTGAATTTGCAAGTATTTATAAGCAAGCTAAGGCAAGTGGCATGCAAGAAGCGCATTTAGAAGCGATTATGAAAGCGACTATTGAAAATATGCCAAGCACTATGAAGGCAAACCAAGAAGCAGTGCAAAGGTATTTTTATTCGCTTTTGCGTAACATGCTCCCTTGTCGCTTAGAAAGTGAAATTAAAAAGCAAAAAATTATGATGTTGGTGGGTCCCACAGGAGTAGGTAAAACTACCACTTTAGCTAAACTCGCTTTTCGTTACGCTTATGGAGATAGACGCTATAAAACAGGCATTATCACGCTTGACACTTATAGAATAGGTGCAGTAGAACAGCTTTTCCAATACGCTAAGATGATGAAGCTTCCTATTATTGATAGTATAGAGCCAAATGATTTAGATGATGCGATTAGAAGCTTAAATACTTGCGAGGTTATTTTAGTCGATACAACCGGAAATTCACAGTATGATAAAGCAAAACTTGAAAAAACAAAAGAGTTTTTATCGCATTCTAATGCACAAATTGATGTAAATTTGGTACTTTCTGCCAATACAAAATATGAAGATTTATTAGAAACTTATAATAATTTTTCATTTTTAAATATAGACACTTTAATCATTACAAAATTTGATGAAACTAAAGTGTTTGGGAATGTGTTTTCTTTGCTTTATGAAACTAGCACTCCGATGAGTTTTTTTTCCATAGGTCAAGAAGTGCCTGATGATATAGAAGTAGCAAATAGTGACTTTTTAGTACATTGTGTGTTAGAAGGTTTTAGAAGGGATGAGAATGAGTAA
- the flhG gene encoding flagella biosynthesis ATPase FlhG, whose protein sequence is MSNQAEKLKDLVKNENSNTKHTHFIAVTSGKGGVGKSTFSANLGNVLAQNGYKVGLFDADIGLANLDVILNVRVEKNLLHVLKGECSLEDILIEVKPNLWLIPGESGDEILRYNDKNIYERFLNQTSILDDLDFLIIDTGAGIGGNIGNFLEMSDEVIVITVPDPAAITDAYATIKTTSKTKENLLMVFNVVKNENEAMRIFDNIKKVADINIKHHLNLEFLGFLGQSKDISSSIKKRTLFSDEDTNSSDELKAIASKLLYRLEQKVLNNVGDKSIMSFFKKLLDRF, encoded by the coding sequence ATGAGTAATCAAGCAGAAAAATTAAAAGATCTAGTAAAAAACGAAAATTCAAACACAAAACATACTCATTTTATCGCAGTTACTAGCGGTAAGGGTGGAGTTGGAAAAAGTACTTTTAGTGCAAATTTAGGTAATGTTTTAGCTCAAAATGGTTATAAAGTTGGACTTTTTGATGCAGATATTGGATTGGCTAATTTAGATGTGATCTTGAATGTACGTGTAGAGAAAAATCTTTTGCATGTTTTAAAAGGCGAATGCTCATTAGAAGATATCTTGATAGAAGTAAAACCTAATTTATGGCTTATTCCAGGTGAAAGCGGTGATGAAATTTTAAGATACAATGACAAAAATATCTATGAAAGATTTTTAAACCAAACAAGTATTTTAGATGATTTAGATTTTTTGATCATCGATACGGGGGCAGGTATTGGCGGCAATATAGGAAATTTCTTGGAAATGTCTGATGAGGTTATTGTTATCACTGTGCCTGATCCTGCAGCGATCACTGATGCATATGCTACCATCAAAACTACCTCAAAAACTAAAGAAAATTTATTGATGGTGTTTAACGTTGTTAAAAATGAAAATGAAGCAATGAGAATTTTTGATAATATTAAAAAAGTTGCAGATATCAACATCAAGCATCATTTAAATTTGGAATTTTTAGGATTTTTAGGTCAAAGTAAAGATATTAGTTCTAGTATAAAAAAGAGAACTTTATTTAGCGATGAGGATACAAACTCAAGCGATGAGCTTAAAGCTATAGCCTCTAAGCTTTTGTATAGGTTGGAACAAAAAGTGCTTAATAATGTAGGAGATAAAAGCATTATGAGTTTTTTCAAAAAGCTTTTGGATCGTTTTTAG
- a CDS encoding RNA polymerase sigma factor FliA: protein MQPHNAYASTLKKEQDDLVISYMPALRAMAFRLKERLPASIDVNDLISIGVEEMIKLSRRYDKEQNDNFWGFARKRVNGAMLDYLRSLDVMSRSNRKIIKDIDAIVDEFYQDNEKEPDDEYLAKRLNLEVEKVKEARAAHAISLVMPLDEQLNCFNDSNIIEQIEKEELIEKINAVLNEFKEREKLVIQLYYYEELNLKEIAEILEISESRISQIHKRLLKKIRERLV, encoded by the coding sequence ATGCAGCCGCATAATGCCTACGCTTCTACGCTAAAAAAAGAACAAGATGACTTAGTTATCTCTTATATGCCTGCATTAAGAGCTATGGCTTTTAGACTCAAAGAGCGTTTGCCAGCTAGTATTGATGTGAATGATTTAATCAGTATAGGCGTAGAAGAGATGATCAAGCTTTCACGCCGTTATGATAAAGAACAAAATGATAATTTTTGGGGTTTTGCAAGAAAAAGAGTCAATGGAGCTATGCTTGATTATCTAAGAAGTCTTGATGTGATGAGTAGAAGCAATAGAAAAATTATCAAGGATATTGATGCTATTGTGGATGAGTTTTATCAAGACAATGAAAAAGAACCCGATGATGAATATTTAGCAAAAAGACTTAATCTAGAAGTAGAAAAGGTTAAAGAAGCAAGAGCAGCTCATGCTATATCGCTTGTAATGCCTTTAGATGAGCAGTTAAATTGTTTTAATGATAGCAATATCATAGAACAAATAGAAAAAGAAGAATTGATCGAAAAAATCAATGCGGTTTTAAATGAATTTAAAGAAAGAGAAAAGCTGGTAATTCAGCTTTATTATTATGAAGAGTTAAATTTAAAAGAAATTGCAGAGATTTTAGAGATTAGCGAGTCGAGAATTTCACAAATTCATAAGCGTTTGCTTAAGAAGATTCGAGAAAGGCTAGTTTAA
- the fliM gene encoding flagellar motor switch protein FliM produces MAEILSQEEIDALLEVVDDDGDDGATSSKLEDIEDKRDIVVYDFKRPNRVSKEQLRSIKGIHDKLARNLASQISSMMRSIVEIKLHSVDQMTYGEFLMSLPSPTSFNVFSIKPLDGNCVLEINPSIAFPMIDRLLGGQGESFDTLRELTEIELNLLDSILRIIMQRLKESWMNVTEIYPSVEAKESSPNVVQIVSQNEIVIMVVMEIIIGNSSGMVNICYPVVHLESILSRLANRDIMMGETSAKKSRNKELKTLIGRAEVIYEAMLGKTFINVNEFLDLKQGDILKLDRSADDKAIVAIDKKEVFLAQVGLHRFRKSIKILELIKTDKDEIKEMLEKYEDERRAKANSYDDNEELEEEDDDQ; encoded by the coding sequence ATGGCTGAGATACTTTCACAAGAAGAAATTGATGCTCTTTTAGAAGTTGTTGATGATGATGGCGATGATGGAGCAACGTCTTCTAAATTAGAAGATATAGAAGATAAAAGAGATATTGTCGTATATGACTTTAAGCGTCCAAATAGGGTTTCAAAAGAACAGCTTCGTTCGATTAAGGGTATTCATGATAAATTAGCAAGAAACCTTGCTTCACAAATTTCATCTATGATGAGAAGTATAGTGGAGATCAAGCTGCATTCGGTGGATCAGATGACTTATGGTGAATTTTTGATGTCTTTGCCTTCGCCGACAAGTTTTAACGTTTTTTCGATTAAACCTTTAGATGGAAACTGTGTTTTAGAGATCAATCCAAGTATCGCTTTTCCTATGATAGATAGGCTTTTAGGTGGTCAAGGGGAGAGTTTTGATACTTTAAGAGAACTAACAGAAATCGAGCTTAATTTGCTTGATTCTATTTTGCGTATTATTATGCAAAGACTTAAAGAAAGTTGGATGAATGTTACAGAAATTTATCCAAGCGTAGAAGCAAAAGAATCAAGCCCAAATGTCGTGCAAATTGTTTCTCAAAATGAAATTGTTATCATGGTGGTAATGGAGATCATCATTGGAAATTCAAGTGGTATGGTAAATATTTGCTATCCGGTTGTACATTTAGAGAGTATTTTAAGCCGTTTGGCAAATCGTGATATTATGATGGGTGAAACTTCAGCTAAGAAATCAAGAAATAAAGAGCTTAAAACTTTAATCGGTCGTGCTGAAGTGATTTATGAAGCTATGCTTGGCAAGACTTTTATCAATGTAAATGAATTTTTGGACTTAAAACAAGGAGATATTTTAAAGCTTGATAGAAGCGCAGATGATAAAGCCATAGTTGCTATTGATAAAAAAGAGGTATTTTTAGCTCAAGTGGGGCTTCATAGATTTAGAAAGTCAATTAAGATCTTAGAACTTATCAAAACCGATAAAGATGAGATCAAAGAAATGCTTGAAAAATATGAAGATGAAAGAAGGGCAAAAGCAAATTCGTATGATGATAATGAAGAACTAGAAGAGGAAGACGATGATCAATGA
- the fliY gene encoding flagellar motor switch protein FliY: MINDFLGIFVNECVSTIEGLTGKSAEFSEYYEYDVNSQDSMTPPLVSATFNVNNEMKIKILASAVLMSAIGEWMMGEEEISKNSELNEDEMDAAKEAIQNIVSAFSTTLGAQKEIPKMDFSLESCEFIADTLELGGFHKLYLYNVQIADLEEKVALVFDEKIYKVLTKTDLEEIVATNEDHPQDHKALANVEELRNIGLIMDVRLPIRVRIGSKKMLLKDVLTMDIGSVIELDQLANDPLEILIGDKKIAYGEVVIVDGNFGVQITEIGSKKERLEQLR, from the coding sequence ATGATCAATGATTTTTTAGGCATATTTGTCAATGAATGTGTAAGTACAATAGAGGGTCTAACAGGAAAAAGTGCTGAATTTAGCGAGTATTATGAGTATGATGTAAATTCTCAAGACTCTATGACTCCACCATTAGTAAGTGCTACTTTTAATGTAAACAATGAAATGAAAATCAAAATCCTAGCTAGTGCGGTTTTAATGAGTGCAATTGGTGAATGGATGATGGGAGAAGAAGAGATCTCTAAAAATAGCGAGCTCAACGAAGATGAAATGGATGCGGCTAAAGAAGCTATACAAAATATCGTTTCAGCTTTTTCTACTACTTTGGGAGCGCAAAAAGAAATTCCTAAAATGGATTTTAGTTTAGAAAGTTGTGAATTTATCGCAGATACTTTAGAGCTTGGCGGCTTTCATAAATTATATTTATACAATGTACAAATTGCAGATTTAGAAGAAAAAGTTGCTTTGGTTTTTGATGAAAAAATTTATAAGGTTTTAACTAAAACTGATCTAGAAGAGATCGTAGCAACGAATGAAGATCACCCACAAGATCATAAAGCCTTAGCTAATGTTGAAGAGTTAAGAAATATCGGTTTGATCATGGATGTGCGCTTACCTATAAGGGTGCGTATTGGTAGTAAAAAAATGCTTTTAAAAGATGTTTTGACTATGGATATAGGTTCGGTTATCGAGCTTGATCAGTTAGCTAATGATCCTTTAGAAATTTTAATAGGTGATAAAAAAATAGCTTATGGGGAAGTGGTTATCGTAGATGGAAACTTTGGAGTGCAAATCACCGAGATTGGATCTAAAAAAGAAAGATTAGAACAATTAAGATGA
- a CDS encoding TIGR00730 family Rossman fold protein → MKKCIIEDVAQLQALDKIQNAVTFFGSARLKEENEYCILASNLATKLADKGYSIISGGGGGIMQAANYGAMQSNAEHLKSFGFNIHLPFEQKANDFLEYNITFKSLAIRKMALIQKSLAFVIFPGGFGTLDELFEILTLKQLSFKKDVPIILVGQKFWQPLDEFIKTSLLGLGTISKNDELKYSISDDLDEIIRMIKEKDENSCCNEWGCG, encoded by the coding sequence ATGAAAAAATGCATTATCGAAGATGTCGCGCAGCTTCAAGCTTTAGACAAAATTCAAAATGCTGTAACTTTTTTTGGTTCAGCTAGGTTAAAAGAAGAAAATGAGTATTGTATTTTAGCTTCAAATTTAGCTACCAAGTTAGCTGATAAAGGGTATAGTATCATTAGTGGTGGTGGCGGTGGTATTATGCAGGCTGCAAATTATGGGGCTATGCAAAGTAATGCCGAGCATTTAAAATCTTTTGGATTTAATATACATTTACCATTTGAGCAAAAAGCAAATGACTTTTTAGAGTATAATATCACTTTTAAGAGCTTAGCCATTCGCAAAATGGCTCTTATTCAAAAGAGTCTAGCTTTTGTGATTTTCCCAGGCGGCTTTGGGACATTAGATGAATTGTTTGAAATTCTTACGCTTAAACAACTTAGTTTTAAAAAAGATGTTCCTATTATTTTAGTTGGGCAAAAATTTTGGCAACCTCTTGATGAATTTATCAAAACTTCTTTACTAGGACTTGGAACTATATCTAAAAATGATGAGTTAAAGTATAGTATAAGTGATGATTTAGATGAAATTATAAGAATGATAAAGGAAAAAGATGAAAATTCTTGTTGCAATGAGTGGGGGTGTGGATAG
- the mnmA gene encoding tRNA 2-thiouridine(34) synthase MnmA, whose product MKILVAMSGGVDSTVTAYKLKQAGHEVIGCYMKLHGKPNYHEENIQKVEKVAKFLGIEYHILDLQEDFKNQVYMPFVNTYKEGKTPNPCALCNRFIKLGKLLEFAKSLNCEKLATGHYARIENGLIKTAVDESKDQSYFLANADKEALEYLIFPLGEMKKEDVKKFASTIDVLKSFATQKESSEICFVEDTYVQVLDQFMDTKIPGIVRDSSGKEVGKHEGYMHYTIGKRRGFEVRGAHEPHFVLKIDPKKNEIIVGKKEELKISEFNLDNINLFVDAKELDCEVKIRYRSRSTPCKVLINEDKSAKIILQEPVYGLASGQMAVFYDKDLVLASGFIK is encoded by the coding sequence ATGAAAATTCTTGTTGCAATGAGTGGGGGTGTGGATAGTACTGTAACTGCTTATAAATTAAAACAAGCAGGACATGAGGTGATTGGTTGTTATATGAAACTTCATGGAAAACCTAATTATCATGAAGAAAACATACAAAAAGTAGAAAAAGTTGCTAAATTTTTAGGCATCGAATATCATATTTTAGACTTACAAGAAGACTTTAAAAATCAAGTTTATATGCCTTTTGTTAATACTTATAAAGAAGGTAAAACACCAAATCCTTGTGCTTTGTGCAATCGTTTTATCAAGCTTGGTAAACTTTTAGAATTCGCAAAGAGCTTAAACTGTGAAAAATTAGCCACAGGTCACTACGCAAGGATAGAAAATGGTTTGATTAAAACCGCGGTTGATGAGAGTAAAGACCAAAGTTACTTTTTAGCTAATGCAGACAAAGAAGCTTTAGAGTATTTGATTTTTCCTCTTGGAGAAATGAAGAAAGAAGATGTGAAAAAATTTGCATCAACGATCGATGTTTTAAAATCTTTTGCAACGCAAAAGGAAAGTTCAGAAATTTGTTTTGTGGAAGATACTTATGTGCAAGTTTTAGATCAATTTATGGATACTAAAATTCCAGGTATTGTGAGAGATAGTAGCGGCAAGGAAGTAGGTAAACATGAAGGTTATATGCACTATACCATAGGTAAAAGAAGAGGTTTTGAAGTGCGTGGGGCTCATGAGCCACATTTTGTATTAAAAATTGATCCTAAAAAAAATGAAATCATAGTAGGTAAAAAAGAAGAGCTTAAGATAAGTGAATTTAATCTTGATAATATTAATTTATTTGTTGATGCTAAAGAGCTAGATTGTGAAGTAAAAATACGCTATAGATCAAGATCGACCCCATGTAAAGTTTTGATTAATGAAGATAAAAGTGCAAAAATCATCTTACAAGAGCCTGTTTATGGGCTTGCTAGCGGACAAATGGCAGTATTTTACGATAAAGATTTGGTTCTTGCAAGCGGATTTATTAAATAA
- a CDS encoding helix-turn-helix domain-containing protein, producing the protein MEEDFSNSSEEEILNFYKKVSSNIRNFREKKGISQLELALDIGIKSVAFYSNCECNRYGKHFNLEHLYKISKSLEIPLKDLLE; encoded by the coding sequence ATGGAAGAGGACTTTAGCAATTCTAGCGAAGAAGAAATTTTAAATTTTTATAAAAAAGTATCATCAAATATAAGAAATTTTAGAGAGAAAAAAGGAATTTCTCAGCTTGAACTAGCCTTAGATATAGGTATAAAATCCGTTGCGTTTTATTCAAATTGTGAGTGTAATCGATATGGTAAACATTTTAATTTGGAACACCTATATAAAATTTCTAAAAGTTTAGAAATTCCACTAAAAGATTTATTAGAATAA
- a CDS encoding phosphatidylglycerophosphatase A, protein MQKLFLTFFYSGSVNKAPGTFGTIAALIPAFFILRYLGIGTLILLAILLFLISIKIIDQYEKQTGIHDDKHIVIDEVVGVFLALAICGQSVFTFLLSFVLFRFFDITKPSIIGKIDKKTKGGLGVMLDDVLAGIFAGLFSAVIYGILLKFDLLWFDISIMEIFLN, encoded by the coding sequence ATGCAAAAATTATTTTTAACTTTTTTTTATTCAGGTAGTGTTAATAAAGCTCCAGGAACCTTTGGGACAATAGCAGCGCTAATCCCCGCTTTTTTTATTTTAAGGTATTTGGGTATAGGAACTTTGATCTTACTTGCAATTTTACTTTTTTTAATCTCTATAAAAATCATCGATCAATATGAAAAACAAACAGGCATACACGATGATAAGCATATTGTAATAGATGAAGTTGTTGGGGTATTTTTAGCCTTGGCAATTTGCGGACAGAGTGTTTTTACTTTTTTGCTTTCTTTTGTTTTATTTAGATTTTTTGATATCACAAAACCTTCTATCATAGGTAAAATTGACAAAAAAACAAAAGGTGGTTTGGGTGTAATGCTGGATGATGTTTTAGCAGGAATTTTCGCAGGATTATTTAGTGCAGTAATTTATGGAATTTTACTTAAATTTGATCTTTTATGGTTTGATATAAGCATTATGGAGATATTTTTAAACTAA